The sequence below is a genomic window from Nostoc flagelliforme CCNUN1.
TAGGCGCTGAGATTGGAAAAATGGCCCTTCATCCCAGTTAAGCCCTAGCCAACGCAATCCTTCAAGAATATTGTCGGTATATTCGGGACGCGATCGCTCTAAATCTGTGTCTTCTATTCGCAGGATAAATTTCCCGCCGTGGTGGCGGGCAAATAACCAGTTAAATACAGCCGTTCTAGCTGTACCAATATGTAAATTTCCGGTTGGACTCGGCGCAATACGGACTCTGACAGTCACAGTTAATTCTCTCTTTCGTAAAGCATGATAAATGTAGCTTATATTCAAACCCTGAATTCTGAGTCAATCCCTTTGGGGAATTCAAAATCCAAAATCACCGAAGTTCAGTTCAGTGATTCACTACTCATAAATTTATAACGGGACTGACGGGGCTCGAACCCGCAACTTCCGCCGTGACAGGGCGGTGCTCTAACCAATTGAACTACAGTCCCTTGTTTGGCAACTTTGCTATTATCACGATTTTTTTTCTAATTGTCAAGCGTTTTGGAGTTGGAAATTAGGAATTCTTTTTGCCCCGTCTCTCCAAGGTGCAGATTTTTCGTTAAAACCCTGATAATATAGCCTGTGGCTGTGATTCCAGATGCTGCAATATCCGGGATTGGATTTGTTTATACTGCTGTTTTAATAGCTGTTTGCTCAACTGGGGCACAGAAGCTGGTGGTAGACTATGAATTTGTTGCGCCCAGTTTTTCAACATTTGCCGCTGAGTTGGCTCGATGCGACTGCTGAGAACGTTGGTGCAGGAATGTGGTGCTTCCAGAGTAAAGAAAATCAAAGGATAGTGTTCATTTTCAGCCAGCAAACTTACCAGCCTAAGATTTTGGGGATTTTGCATATCTAAGTAGCAGGGTAGCCACTTAGGAGCCAATTGTCGATTGTAGAGTACAGTCACCCACAACAGCATTGGGTGAGGGGATGTCATGAAGATAAACTGGTTGTAACGGGTAGAAACCGCATAGTTTTTGATTTCTTGTTTAGGCAACATTAACCATAGGGCTGTTATAGATCCCTGTGCGGTGTCTAGAACCTGGGGAAAAACAATTTCTTGAATTGGTTTATTTTGAGGCCACAAAAGTTTGCGACAGCTTTGTTCTACTGTGATTGGTAAACCTGAATCTAAAGGACGGGTAAGGATGGAGCTAGAGCTTAAAGTTGTAGGTATAATGGGACAATGAGACTCTTCCAAACTGTTTAAAACTTGCAAAACTTGAGCGATATTTTGAGGGCGATCACAAGATTTTTTTGCAATACAAGACATGATTAAATTATTTAGCTTCTGAGGTATTTTAAGAGTAGGTTTAACATCTGCGATCGCTTTTGGTTGTTCAAAGTGATGTGCTTTATACCAAGCGCCAAAGTAATCAGTTTCTGGTTGCCAGGGTTTTTTACCTGTGAGCATTTCAAACATCATCACACCCAGGCTATAAATATCAGAGCGACTATCTAATTTTTCCCCATCTAGCTGTTCTGGTGAACAGTAGGGTAAAGTGCCATTAAATCCCCTGCTTGTACTAGCTGTTGATGCATAATTTAAAAATCTAGCAATACCAAAATCGAGAATTTTAACTAACTGACCCAATATTTGATCAGGAATAACTAATATATTAGCAGGCTTAATATCTCTATGAACTAACGGACAAATTTTGCCATCAATGTTAATGCCTTGATGGGCGCACTGTAAGCCCAAACAAATTTGACGGGAGAGAGTCAAAAACATAGGCACTGGTAGCGGAATTAAATCCTTTAAACTCTTCCCACATAGATATTCCATAACATAGTATGGTTTTCCTTTCTCATTCACACCATAATCATACGCCCGCACTATATGTAAGCTCTTTTGACTCAAAGCTGCACTCATTAAAGCTTCACGAGCAAAGTCTTGTTCCATCTTGTTATCGACAACAGTTTGAGTCAAAAATTTGATAGCAACTGGTATGCCTCCTAACAAAATATCATTTGCTAAAAAAACTTCACCCATACCACCGCTACCAATTAATTGCTTGAGTTGATAACGATTGGCAAGCAAGCCCGTACTACTTGGAGATTTAAATAAGCTCTTATTCACTTTATTCACCTCTACTGCTGAGTCTATTTAAAGTTAACAATACACACATAAAAATATCATTAGGTAATGGTAATAAGCATTTCGATTACAAACTTTCAAGAACGTGAGAAAAGTTTTAAAAACATCTCCAAAAATTTATCCATCCAATTTTTGAAACCTTCGGGTTCAGATTTGTGATCTGCGGCTAACTTTCGTAAAATATCTAACTTCAGCTTTTCATAATCTGTTTTTAGAAGATTTTTGGCTTGATTAGACAGAATTAATTCATTTGAAGGCTGACTCATGTCTAAGCAATCTATAAGTTGCTGGCGCTGGTTAGCTGTAAGGCTTAAAGTTGTTACATGAGCGCAACGAGTTGGATCTTCTATGGCAAAAAATAGTAGATGATAGTAACCTACTTCCGCTAAAGTACGTGCTATATTCTGACCTTTATTATCTTTCAAATCCAGAAAATAAGGTAGCCACTTAGTCATATAAGGTTGGGTGTCGTATAGTACTGTTACCCACAATAGCATCGGGTAAATATTCATTTTACTAATAAATTCAGTACCATGAATTTTATCCAAAAACCTTGTAATCTCTTGCTTGGGTAACATTGCCCAAAAAGTTGGTATAGCTCTTTCAGTCGTTTGTAGTAAATGGGGAAACCCAATTGGCGCAATTGGTTTATTTTTAGGCCAATTCTTCTGCAAACACTCTTTTTCTGATAATAAAGTTGCAGGTACTAATTGAACCGGACATGAAAGTTTAATACTGTCACTGTTTTTACTAGAAAAACCATCATTAATTTGAAGATTAAGTTTTTTTAAATATTCTAATATTTGGTTAATGTTTTGAGGGCGATCGCTTACTTCTTTAGCTAAACAACTCATCACTATTTTTTCTAACACCTGCGGTATTTTGACTTGCGGATTCACTTCCTCAAGGGTAGGTGGAATTTGAAAGCGATGCGCTTGATACCAAGTACCAAAAGAGTTACTTTTTGTCTGAAATGGATGCTTTCCTGTCAGCATCTCAAACATTAGTACTCCCAAACTGTAAATATCAGAGCGCACATCTAGCAATTTGCGCCCTTCCATATGTTCTGGAGAACAGTAAGGTAAACTGCCAATAAAAGAATCTGTCAGAGTCATCCCACTTCGCTCTGTTAAAAACTTGGCAATACCAAAATCTAGTATCTTAACAATTTCTCCTTGTCTGCTATCTTCAGTAATGAATATATTTTCTGGTTTAATATCTCTATGAACAATAGGATAAATCTCTCCTTTGAGGCTGATACCTTGGTGGGCACATTGTAAGCCTAAACAAATTTGATTACAAATTTCTAAAAATTTCGATATTGTTAAGGGCTGAATTTTGAGAATTTGTTTAAGATTTTTTCCTTGGAGGTATTCCATTACATAAAATGGAGTTTTATCCTCGGTAACGCCGTAACTTAAAATGCGAACAATATGTTTACTTTTGCGACCCAATTGAGCGCCAATGAAAATCTCTCTGGCAAAGCGTTGGGACATGTGCTGGTTAGCCAAATTAAATGATAAGACTTTGACTGCGATCGGCATACCACCTTTAGCAGTATCTTCTGCTAAATAAACTCTACTCATGCCCCCTTTGCCAATCAAATCTCTGATTAAGTAGCGATTATTTAATAACTGTCCAATATAATCGTATAATTCTACTTTTTGCCCTACCATATTCTCAACTTTACTTAGTGACATAAAATTTATTTATGAAAAATATTGTTGGCAAAATCCTTGAATAAATCTAGCTAATTATTAAATTCAAATTTAAATATAGTTCGGAATTTTTAGAAAATTAATCATCTTTTTTAATCATGGCTAATATGTTTGCAAAATTTCCTAACCATTGTCTAACATATTTATTAATGAGT
It includes:
- a CDS encoding serine/threonine protein kinase, with the translated sequence MNKSLFKSPSSTGLLANRYQLKQLIGSGGMGEVFLANDILLGGIPVAIKFLTQTVVDNKMEQDFAREALMSAALSQKSLHIVRAYDYGVNEKGKPYYVMEYLCGKSLKDLIPLPVPMFLTLSRQICLGLQCAHQGINIDGKICPLVHRDIKPANILVIPDQILGQLVKILDFGIARFLNYASTASTSRGFNGTLPYCSPEQLDGEKLDSRSDIYSLGVMMFEMLTGKKPWQPETDYFGAWYKAHHFEQPKAIADVKPTLKIPQKLNNLIMSCIAKKSCDRPQNIAQVLQVLNSLEESHCPIIPTTLSSSSILTRPLDSGLPITVEQSCRKLLWPQNKPIQEIVFPQVLDTAQGSITALWLMLPKQEIKNYAVSTRYNQFIFMTSPHPMLLWVTVLYNRQLAPKWLPCYLDMQNPQNLRLVSLLAENEHYPLIFFTLEAPHSCTNVLSSRIEPTQRQMLKNWAQQIHSLPPASVPQLSKQLLKQQYKQIQSRILQHLESQPQAILSGF
- a CDS encoding serine/threonine protein kinase is translated as MSLSKVENMVGQKVELYDYIGQLLNNRYLIRDLIGKGGMSRVYLAEDTAKGGMPIAVKVLSFNLANQHMSQRFAREIFIGAQLGRKSKHIVRILSYGVTEDKTPFYVMEYLQGKNLKQILKIQPLTISKFLEICNQICLGLQCAHQGISLKGEIYPIVHRDIKPENIFITEDSRQGEIVKILDFGIAKFLTERSGMTLTDSFIGSLPYCSPEHMEGRKLLDVRSDIYSLGVLMFEMLTGKHPFQTKSNSFGTWYQAHRFQIPPTLEEVNPQVKIPQVLEKIVMSCLAKEVSDRPQNINQILEYLKKLNLQINDGFSSKNSDSIKLSCPVQLVPATLLSEKECLQKNWPKNKPIAPIGFPHLLQTTERAIPTFWAMLPKQEITRFLDKIHGTEFISKMNIYPMLLWVTVLYDTQPYMTKWLPYFLDLKDNKGQNIARTLAEVGYYHLLFFAIEDPTRCAHVTTLSLTANQRQQLIDCLDMSQPSNELILSNQAKNLLKTDYEKLKLDILRKLAADHKSEPEGFKNWMDKFLEMFLKLFSRS